A genomic stretch from Chryseobacterium sp. SNU WT5 includes:
- a CDS encoding malate dehydrogenase, giving the protein MKVTVVGAGAVGASCAEYIAMKNFAAEVVLVDIKEGFAEGKAMDLMQTASLNGFDTKITGTTGDYSKTAGSKVAVITSGIPRKPGMTREELIGINAGIVKDVTANLVKHSPNIIIIVVSNPMDTMAYLVHKTSGLPKNQIIGMGGALDSARFKYRLAEALECPISDVDGMVIAAHSDTGMLPLMSKATRNGVPVTEFLDQAKQDHVAEETKVGGATLTKLLGTSAWYAPGAAVSVMVQAILCDHKKMIPCSLMLDGEYGQSDICLGVPAIIGANGVEKIVEISLTDAEKEKFASAAQAVREVNGDLKF; this is encoded by the coding sequence ATGAAAGTTACCGTAGTTGGAGCAGGAGCAGTTGGCGCAAGTTGCGCAGAATACATTGCGATGAAAAATTTCGCAGCAGAAGTTGTTTTAGTTGACATTAAAGAAGGTTTTGCCGAAGGGAAAGCCATGGATTTAATGCAAACCGCTTCTCTAAATGGATTTGATACTAAAATTACCGGAACCACTGGCGATTACAGCAAAACTGCTGGATCAAAAGTTGCTGTAATTACTTCAGGTATTCCAAGAAAACCGGGAATGACGCGTGAGGAACTAATCGGGATCAATGCCGGGATCGTGAAAGATGTTACCGCAAACTTGGTAAAACATTCACCAAACATAATCATCATCGTAGTTTCTAATCCAATGGATACCATGGCATATCTGGTTCACAAAACTTCTGGACTTCCAAAAAATCAAATCATCGGAATGGGTGGAGCTTTAGATTCTGCACGTTTCAAATACAGATTAGCAGAAGCTTTAGAATGTCCAATTTCAGACGTTGACGGAATGGTAATTGCAGCTCACAGTGATACAGGAATGCTTCCTTTGATGAGTAAAGCAACCAGAAATGGGGTGCCGGTAACTGAATTTTTAGACCAAGCAAAACAAGATCATGTTGCCGAAGAAACCAAAGTTGGTGGAGCAACTTTAACTAAACTATTAGGAACTTCCGCTTGGTACGCGCCAGGTGCAGCCGTTTCTGTAATGGTTCAGGCGATCCTTTGCGACCATAAAAAAATGATTCCTTGTTCACTAATGTTAGACGGAGAGTACGGTCAAAGCGATATTTGCCTTGGAGTACCTGCGATCATTGGCGCAAATGGAGTTGAGAAAATCGTTGAGATCAGTTTAACTGATGCTGAAAAAGAAAAATTCGCTTCTGCTGCACAAGCGGTTCGTGAGGTGAATGGTGATTTGAAATTCTAA
- the pafA gene encoding alkaline phosphatase PafA produces MFKKLSIVLMAVMCSGFNAQKNKPNQVDRPKLVVGLVVDQMRWDYLYRYYEKYGNDGFKRLLNQGYSLNNVHINYIPTYTAIGHTTIYTGSVPAIHGIAGNDWFDKETGKNVYCTSDDTVKPVGTPSTKVGNHSPRNLWSTTISDELLLATNFKAKVVGVSLKDRASILPAGHNPTGAYWFDDTTGNFVTSSYYMNELPKWVNDFNKLKIGEQLVKNGWNTLLPIGEYTESSPDNSAWEGLQGKSKTPTFPYSNLATEYQSSKGDIRSTPFGNTLTLDIAKASIKGEQLGADAITDFLAVNLASTDYAGHKFGPNSIEVQDVYLRLDRDLAEFFSYLDQTVGKDQYTVFLSADHGGAHAKGFMDEHKMPTGFYGEDNKEFNLMLKDQFKVDKLITKITNNQVYLDEKLMTENKLDVDKVKQYLIDILNKDKSVLFAVDMKKAGSSSVPEPIRTRIVNGYNWQRSGDIQVIYHDSWLPTYSKLGTTHGSWNSYDSHIPLIFMGWGIKNGESNKEYSMTDIAPTLSALLHIQFPSGNIGNPIVEVAGK; encoded by the coding sequence ATGTTCAAAAAATTAAGCATCGTTCTTATGGCCGTGATGTGCTCAGGATTCAATGCACAAAAAAATAAACCCAATCAAGTTGACAGACCTAAATTGGTGGTCGGATTAGTTGTGGATCAAATGCGTTGGGATTATCTTTATCGCTATTATGAAAAATATGGGAATGATGGATTCAAAAGATTATTGAATCAAGGATATTCTTTGAATAATGTTCATATTAATTATATCCCAACTTATACTGCGATTGGTCATACTACTATTTACACTGGTTCAGTTCCAGCGATTCATGGTATTGCTGGTAATGATTGGTTCGATAAAGAAACTGGTAAAAATGTTTACTGTACAAGTGATGATACTGTAAAACCAGTGGGAACTCCCAGTACCAAAGTCGGTAACCATTCTCCTAGAAATTTATGGTCCACCACCATTTCAGATGAACTTTTATTGGCAACCAATTTTAAAGCAAAAGTGGTAGGCGTTTCTTTGAAAGACCGTGCCTCCATTCTGCCCGCCGGACATAATCCAACTGGAGCGTATTGGTTTGATGATACTACAGGAAATTTTGTGACAAGTTCTTATTATATGAATGAATTGCCAAAATGGGTGAATGATTTCAATAAACTTAAGATAGGTGAGCAGCTGGTTAAAAACGGTTGGAATACTTTGCTTCCGATCGGAGAATACACAGAAAGTTCACCAGACAATTCAGCTTGGGAAGGACTGCAGGGAAAATCAAAAACGCCAACCTTTCCGTATAGTAATTTAGCTACTGAGTATCAATCGAGTAAGGGAGATATTCGTTCTACTCCTTTTGGAAATACCTTGACGCTTGATATTGCCAAAGCTTCCATTAAAGGCGAACAGTTAGGAGCAGATGCGATCACCGATTTTCTTGCCGTTAATTTAGCGTCAACTGATTATGCCGGACATAAATTTGGACCTAATTCTATTGAAGTTCAAGATGTTTATTTAAGATTAGATCGGGATTTGGCAGAATTCTTTAGCTATTTAGATCAAACTGTTGGAAAAGATCAATACACGGTTTTCCTTTCTGCAGATCACGGTGGTGCACATGCAAAAGGATTTATGGACGAACATAAAATGCCAACTGGTTTTTATGGTGAAGACAATAAAGAATTTAATTTGATGTTAAAAGATCAATTTAAAGTTGATAAATTGATTACCAAAATAACCAACAATCAAGTTTACCTGGATGAAAAATTAATGACAGAAAATAAATTGGATGTTGACAAAGTCAAACAATATTTAATTGATATCTTGAACAAAGACAAATCGGTTTTGTTTGCCGTAGATATGAAAAAAGCGGGTTCATCGTCCGTTCCAGAGCCTATCAGAACCCGAATTGTCAATGGATACAACTGGCAACGAAGTGGTGATATTCAAGTGATTTACCACGATTCTTGGTTGCCGACGTATTCGAAATTAGGAACTACTCATGGTTCTTGGAATTCCTACGATTCACATATTCCTTTGATCTTTATGGGTTGGGGAATTAAAAACGGTGAAAGCAATAAAGAATACAGCATGACCGATATTGCACCAACTTTATCAGCATTGTTGCACATTCAATTCCCAAGCGGAAATATCGGGAACCCAATTGTTGAGGTAGCTGGGAAATAA
- the epsC gene encoding serine O-acetyltransferase EpsC has translation MGFSKRLHEGYSNRKYDIDKKKIESFIDRFFRFIFFLEYQRCSELTDIEVRLNNFKTEFNEILFSVTEEKDDVQTDDFFQSFPRIYQSLENDAQSILDNDPAANNLEEVMFSYPGFFAITVYRFAHELYKSNIPLIPRIWTEFAHSKTGIDINPGATIGENFFIDHGTGIVIGETAIIGNDVKIYQGVTLGALSVTKNLQHIKRHPTIENNVVIYANATILGGETIIGENSVIGGNVWITESVTPNSVVFHKGQVTVKNKLPGNEPIIFSI, from the coding sequence ATGGGTTTTTCCAAACGTTTGCACGAAGGTTATTCTAACCGAAAATATGATATTGATAAAAAGAAAATTGAGAGTTTTATTGACCGATTTTTTCGTTTCATCTTTTTTTTGGAATATCAGCGGTGCTCCGAACTTACCGATATTGAAGTTCGTTTAAATAACTTTAAAACTGAATTTAATGAAATTTTATTCTCGGTGACCGAAGAGAAAGATGATGTTCAAACCGATGATTTTTTTCAAAGTTTCCCTAGAATTTATCAGTCGCTAGAAAATGATGCGCAGTCTATTCTAGATAATGATCCAGCGGCTAACAATCTTGAAGAAGTCATGTTTTCTTATCCGGGATTTTTTGCAATCACTGTTTATCGGTTCGCCCACGAACTTTATAAAAGCAACATCCCATTAATTCCAAGAATATGGACCGAATTTGCACACAGCAAAACAGGAATCGATATTAATCCTGGTGCAACAATAGGTGAAAATTTCTTTATTGATCACGGCACAGGAATTGTGATCGGGGAAACGGCAATTATTGGAAACGATGTGAAAATTTATCAAGGAGTTACTTTGGGGGCGCTGTCTGTAACAAAAAACCTGCAGCATATTAAGCGACATCCTACGATTGAAAACAACGTGGTTATTTATGCCAATGCTACAATTCTCGGCGGTGAAACGATCATTGGAGAAAATTCTGTCATCGGCGGAAATGTTTGGATCACAGAAAGTGTAACACCCAATTCAGTGGTTTTTCATAAAGGGCAAGTCACCGTAAAGAACAAGCTCCCGGGAAACGAACCCATTATTTTTAGCATCTAA